A stretch of Mastacembelus armatus chromosome 1, fMasArm1.2, whole genome shotgun sequence DNA encodes these proteins:
- the pou4f2 gene encoding POU domain, class 4, transcription factor 2 isoform X2, with amino-acid sequence MMMMSLNSKQPFAMAHTSLPEPKYSSLSSSSEAMRRACLPTPPVLMCAFYLQLQSNIFGGLDESLLARAEALAAVDIVSQTKSHHHPPHHSPFKPDATYHTMNTLPCTSSSSSSSSVPISHPSALAGHHHHHHHHHHHQPHQALEGDLLDHITPGLALGAMAGPDGSVVSTPAHPAHMAGMNHMHQAAINMAHAHGLPPHMGMNDVDADPRDLEAFAERFKQRRIKLGVTQADVGSALASLKIPGVGSLSQSTICRFESLTLSHNNMIALKPILQAWLEEAEKSHREKLNKPELFNGAEKKRKRTSIAAPEKRSLEAYFAIQPRPSSEKIAAIAEKLDLKKNVVRVWFCNQRQKQKRMKYSACV; translated from the exons atgatgatgatgtctctgAACAGCAAGCAGCCTTTCGCCATGGCCCACACCAGCTTGCCCGAACCCAAGTACTCCTCGCT cagcagcagctcggAGGCGATGCGCCGAGCCTGTCTCCCAACCCCACCGGTAC TTATGTGTGCATTCTATTTGCAATTGCAGAGCAATATATTCGGAGGCTTGGATGAGAGTTTGTTGGCCCGGGCTGAAGCTCTAGCGGCGGTGGATATAGTCTCGCAGACCAAGagccaccaccaccctccacaTCACAGTCCCTTCAAGCCGGACGCAACCTACCACACCATGAACACTCTCCCCTGCAcctcgtcttcctcctcctcctcctcggtGCCTATTTCTCATCCGTCCGCTTTGGCTggccaccaccatcaccaccaccatcaccaccaccaccagcctcACCAGGCACTGGAGGGGGACCTGCTGGACCACATCACCCCGGGACTGGCACTAGGAGCCATGGCTGGACCGGATGGCTCGGTGGTTTCCACGCCTGCGCACCCTGCGCACATGGCGGGCATGAACCACATGCACCAGGCAGCCATCAACATGGCTCATGCCCACGGGCTACCGCCGCACATGGGCATGAACGACGTGGACGCAGATCCAAGGGACTTGGAAGCCTTTGCAGAGAGGTTTAAGCAGAGACGGATCAAACTCGGGGTTACCCAGGCGGATGTAGGGTCAGCTTTAGCCAGCCTGAAGATTCCTGGGGTGGGCTCCCTCAGCCAAAGCACCATCTGCCGATTCGAGTCCCTCACGCTCTCTCACAACAACATGATTGCTTTGAAGCCCATCCTGCAAGCGTGGCTAGAAGAAGCCGAGAAATCACACAGGGAGAAACTTAATAAACCCGAGTTGTTCAACGGCGcggagaaaaagaggaagcgCACGTCGATAGCTGCACCGGAGAAGAGATCACTGGAGGCCTATTTTGCCATTCAGCCGCGTCCATCCTCGGAGAAAATCGCAGCAATCGCAGAAAAGCTGGACCTCAAAAAGAACGTGGTGCGGGTCTGGTTTTGCAACCAGCGACAGAAACAGAAACGAATGAAATACTCTGCATGCGTCTAA
- the pou4f2 gene encoding POU domain, class 4, transcription factor 2 isoform X1, which yields MMMMSLNSKQPFAMAHTSLPEPKYSSLHSSSSSTLTSNAPSSSCSSSRHSSTIISSSSSSSEAMRRACLPTPPSNIFGGLDESLLARAEALAAVDIVSQTKSHHHPPHHSPFKPDATYHTMNTLPCTSSSSSSSSVPISHPSALAGHHHHHHHHHHHQPHQALEGDLLDHITPGLALGAMAGPDGSVVSTPAHPAHMAGMNHMHQAAINMAHAHGLPPHMGMNDVDADPRDLEAFAERFKQRRIKLGVTQADVGSALASLKIPGVGSLSQSTICRFESLTLSHNNMIALKPILQAWLEEAEKSHREKLNKPELFNGAEKKRKRTSIAAPEKRSLEAYFAIQPRPSSEKIAAIAEKLDLKKNVVRVWFCNQRQKQKRMKYSACV from the exons atgatgatgatgtctctgAACAGCAAGCAGCCTTTCGCCATGGCCCACACCAGCTTGCCCGAACCCAAGTACTCCTCGCTGcattcctcctcatcctccactTTGACTTCCAATGCACCTTCATCCTCCTGCTCGTCCTCCCGACACAGCAGCaccatcatcagcagcagcagcagcagctcggAGGCGATGCGCCGAGCCTGTCTCCCAACCCCACCG AGCAATATATTCGGAGGCTTGGATGAGAGTTTGTTGGCCCGGGCTGAAGCTCTAGCGGCGGTGGATATAGTCTCGCAGACCAAGagccaccaccaccctccacaTCACAGTCCCTTCAAGCCGGACGCAACCTACCACACCATGAACACTCTCCCCTGCAcctcgtcttcctcctcctcctcctcggtGCCTATTTCTCATCCGTCCGCTTTGGCTggccaccaccatcaccaccaccatcaccaccaccaccagcctcACCAGGCACTGGAGGGGGACCTGCTGGACCACATCACCCCGGGACTGGCACTAGGAGCCATGGCTGGACCGGATGGCTCGGTGGTTTCCACGCCTGCGCACCCTGCGCACATGGCGGGCATGAACCACATGCACCAGGCAGCCATCAACATGGCTCATGCCCACGGGCTACCGCCGCACATGGGCATGAACGACGTGGACGCAGATCCAAGGGACTTGGAAGCCTTTGCAGAGAGGTTTAAGCAGAGACGGATCAAACTCGGGGTTACCCAGGCGGATGTAGGGTCAGCTTTAGCCAGCCTGAAGATTCCTGGGGTGGGCTCCCTCAGCCAAAGCACCATCTGCCGATTCGAGTCCCTCACGCTCTCTCACAACAACATGATTGCTTTGAAGCCCATCCTGCAAGCGTGGCTAGAAGAAGCCGAGAAATCACACAGGGAGAAACTTAATAAACCCGAGTTGTTCAACGGCGcggagaaaaagaggaagcgCACGTCGATAGCTGCACCGGAGAAGAGATCACTGGAGGCCTATTTTGCCATTCAGCCGCGTCCATCCTCGGAGAAAATCGCAGCAATCGCAGAAAAGCTGGACCTCAAAAAGAACGTGGTGCGGGTCTGGTTTTGCAACCAGCGACAGAAACAGAAACGAATGAAATACTCTGCATGCGTCTAA